In Pseudomonadota bacterium, a single genomic region encodes these proteins:
- a CDS encoding YtxH domain-containing protein gives MGQEEKGCSTGSVLLAFFLGGVVGAGIALLTAPKLGQETREQIKKLADEAKQKAEVYIEDVKSKASTVVEKGKELLEKEKTVISAAIDAGKEAYEKEKG, from the coding sequence ATGGGACAGGAAGAAAAAGGTTGCAGTACCGGTTCAGTACTTCTTGCATTTTTCCTTGGAGGAGTGGTTGGTGCAGGGATAGCATTATTAACGGCACCTAAATTGGGGCAGGAAACGAGGGAACAGATAAAAAAATTAGCCGATGAAGCTAAACAAAAGGCAGAGGTTTACATTGAAGATGTGAAAAGCAAGGCATCCACCGTAGTGGAAAAAGGCAAAGAGCTGCTTGAAAAGGAAAAAACTGTCATATCTGCTGCAATCGACGCAGGCAAAGAGGCATACGAAAAAGAAAAGGGATAA
- a CDS encoding NAD-dependent deacylase — protein MIDDYQKVADLIKEKGYVVAFTGAGISVDSGIPAFRGGQGLWEKYDPMEYAHIRAFNNNPEKVWVMLREMSQVILDSSPSPAHLALSELQRKGYLKAVITQNVDGLHHIAGNSNVIEYHGNHRWLICMSCSKRTPLSPEIVSIQPYPRCEKCNSALKPDVVFFGEGIPMLEMIRASDAANKCKVMFIIGTSGVVYPAAEIPYTSKSNGATIVEINPENTPFTSSISDYFFKGTASDVLPKIIKYIE, from the coding sequence ATGATAGATGATTACCAAAAAGTAGCGGACCTTATAAAAGAGAAGGGTTATGTGGTGGCATTTACAGGCGCTGGCATATCTGTAGACAGCGGCATCCCGGCCTTCAGGGGCGGGCAGGGTCTGTGGGAAAAGTACGATCCCATGGAATATGCCCACATCAGGGCGTTCAATAATAATCCGGAAAAGGTCTGGGTAATGCTCCGCGAGATGTCACAGGTTATCCTTGATTCTTCACCGAGCCCGGCCCATCTTGCCTTGAGTGAATTACAGAGGAAAGGGTATTTAAAGGCCGTTATAACTCAAAATGTCGATGGCCTGCATCATATTGCAGGTAACAGCAATGTTATTGAATACCACGGCAATCACAGGTGGCTTATCTGCATGAGCTGTTCAAAAAGAACCCCTCTTTCACCTGAAATAGTAAGCATTCAGCCATATCCAAGGTGCGAGAAGTGTAACAGTGCCTTAAAACCGGATGTAGTGTTTTTTGGCGAAGGAATCCCCATGCTTGAGATGATCAGGGCGAGCGATGCGGCAAACAAATGTAAAGTAATGTTCATAATCGGGACTTCAGGAGTAGTGTACCCTGCGGCGGAGATACCTTATACATCGAAATCCAACGGGGCAACAATAGTTGAAATAAATCCGGAGAACACACCCTTTACTTCCTCCATTTCTGACTACTTTTTCAAAGGAACGGCATCGGACGTATTGCCGAAGATAATTAAGTATATCGAGTAA
- a CDS encoding Crp/Fnr family transcriptional regulator, which produces MKEGDAKPCKIIDTFIEKAPLFNGLPEKQLEELSHIATNSLFKRGETIFSEGDEANGFYVLRSGRVKIFKLSFEGKEQTLHIIVPGEPFGEVPVFAGETFPAHAEALEESRTIFFSKKAFMELIKKDPSIALNMLAILSRRLKQFTKLVENLSLKEVPQRLASYFLFVSSRENEDSVELDMAKGQLASILGTIPETLSRILSKMVNQDLIRVQGRTIKLIDKKGLEEVVTGEKTLL; this is translated from the coding sequence ATGAAAGAGGGCGATGCTAAACCGTGCAAAATCATTGATACATTTATCGAAAAAGCCCCTCTTTTCAATGGATTGCCCGAGAAACAACTCGAAGAATTATCTCACATAGCAACAAATTCTCTTTTTAAACGTGGCGAAACAATCTTCTCTGAAGGGGATGAAGCTAACGGTTTTTACGTTTTACGATCAGGCCGGGTTAAGATTTTTAAGCTTTCCTTTGAGGGGAAAGAGCAGACCCTTCATATCATTGTGCCGGGAGAGCCTTTTGGAGAAGTACCGGTCTTCGCAGGCGAGACTTTCCCTGCCCATGCCGAGGCGTTAGAGGAAAGCAGGACAATCTTCTTTTCAAAAAAGGCCTTTATGGAATTGATTAAAAAAGATCCCTCCATTGCCCTGAATATGCTTGCCATCCTGTCACGGAGGCTGAAACAATTTACCAAGCTCGTTGAAAACCTATCCCTCAAAGAGGTGCCACAAAGGCTTGCATCGTATTTTCTTTTTGTAAGCAGCAGGGAAAATGAGGATTCCGTGGAATTAGACATGGCAAAGGGACAACTGGCAAGCATCCTTGGCACGATCCCTGAGACACTTTCACGTATTCTCAGCAAAATGGTGAATCAAGACCTTATCCGCGTTCAGGGACGCACGATAAAGCTCATTGATAAAAAGGGGCTCGAAGAGGTTGTAACCGGGGAAAAGACCCTGCTGTAA
- a CDS encoding P1 family peptidase, with protein sequence MFNAITDVPGIKVGHASDLTGYTGCTVVLCEKGGVCGLDVRGSASGTRQVDALNISHIVEQVHAILLSGGSSFGLDAASGVMRYLEEKGVGFDVGVAKIPIVPTAVIFDLFFGDPKARPTPAMGYEACINAGEHVEEGSVGVGVGAALGKLFEVPRSMKGGTGTSSIVLPDGLIVGALVVVNAFGDIIDNITGKIIAGARVSEQSLEFAHTVETLKKGYTKKQFGPVNTTLGVVATNAKFNKRDITKIAQMAQGGLIKTIIPVHTTFDGDLIFAVSAGEVEADINRVGVLSDFVIGEAVKRAVKKADGFGIIPAFKDINKGWKTN encoded by the coding sequence ATGTTTAATGCGATTACAGACGTCCCGGGGATAAAAGTAGGTCATGCTTCCGACTTAACAGGGTACACCGGTTGTACTGTTGTCCTCTGTGAAAAAGGCGGGGTTTGTGGTTTAGACGTCAGGGGGAGCGCCTCCGGTACACGACAGGTTGACGCCCTGAATATAAGCCATATCGTGGAACAGGTTCACGCGATCCTCTTAAGCGGTGGAAGTTCCTTCGGTCTTGATGCCGCTTCAGGAGTAATGAGATACCTTGAAGAAAAAGGGGTTGGATTTGATGTAGGTGTCGCAAAGATACCCATCGTTCCAACTGCTGTAATATTTGACCTCTTTTTTGGCGACCCTAAAGCAAGACCAACACCGGCAATGGGATATGAAGCCTGCATTAATGCCGGCGAACACGTGGAAGAAGGGAGCGTCGGCGTAGGCGTAGGCGCAGCGCTGGGTAAACTCTTTGAAGTCCCCAGGTCAATGAAGGGCGGCACAGGAACAAGCAGCATTGTTTTGCCTGACGGGTTGATTGTGGGAGCCCTTGTTGTGGTAAATGCGTTTGGTGATATAATCGACAACATTACAGGCAAGATCATTGCCGGCGCACGAGTTTCAGAACAAAGTCTTGAATTTGCCCACACCGTTGAGACTCTGAAAAAAGGATATACAAAAAAACAATTCGGCCCGGTAAACACTACACTCGGCGTGGTTGCAACAAATGCAAAATTTAACAAAAGGGACATAACAAAAATTGCTCAGATGGCGCAGGGAGGCCTTATCAAAACAATCATCCCCGTCCATACCACCTTTGATGGAGACCTGATTTTTGCTGTCTCGGCAGGCGAAGTGGAAGCGGACATCAACAGAGTAGGGGTTTTAAGTGATTTTGTTATTGGCGAAGCAGTGAAGAGGGCTGTCAAAAAGGCAGACGGCTTCGGCATTATCCCTGCCTTCAAAGATATTAATAAGGGATGGAAAACGAACTGA
- a CDS encoding mannose-1-phosphate guanylyltransferase, whose product MKVSNSKLKTQNSKLLQHVYVVIMAGGKGERFWPLSTESVPKPFLKIMGDKTLIQLTVERASRVVPLERVLVVLGQHHLDVAREQLKMLPDENFIVEPEGRDTAPCIGYSALSVLERDKESVMVVLPADQYIPDVDNFVKTISRAVECAKTGDHLIAIGIKPVRPETGYGYINAYEAFNVIGDDVCYRVSRYVEKPDRKTAIKYIDEGNYYWNGGIFIWQAKAVMAGIKRHMPELYSGLMNLKNTMTSKDSEKIAGIYRSLQRKSIDYGLMEKADNVLMLPAQFIWDDVGTWSSLLRVLELDENGDYVKGNVIRVDTKDCVIFSEDLPVGTIGVSDLVIVVSKKGILVCNADRAQEVREIVKQLSEK is encoded by the coding sequence GTGAAAGTTTCTAACTCAAAACTCAAAACTCAAAACTCAAAACTATTACAACATGTATATGTCGTAATCATGGCTGGCGGCAAAGGGGAAAGGTTCTGGCCTTTAAGCACAGAGTCTGTCCCAAAGCCCTTCCTGAAAATTATGGGTGATAAGACCCTCATACAGCTTACTGTTGAGCGGGCAAGCAGAGTAGTACCCCTTGAGAGGGTATTAGTTGTACTCGGCCAACACCACCTTGATGTGGCCCGGGAACAGCTTAAAATGCTACCCGATGAAAATTTCATTGTTGAACCCGAAGGAAGAGATACGGCACCCTGCATCGGCTATTCTGCGCTCTCTGTTTTAGAACGGGATAAAGAGTCTGTTATGGTGGTTCTACCTGCTGACCAGTATATCCCCGATGTGGATAATTTCGTTAAAACGATTTCCAGGGCAGTTGAATGTGCAAAAACAGGTGATCACCTCATTGCAATCGGTATAAAACCCGTGAGACCCGAGACCGGTTATGGCTACATAAATGCATACGAGGCATTCAATGTCATTGGAGATGATGTCTGCTACAGGGTAAGCAGATATGTTGAAAAACCGGACAGAAAAACTGCAATAAAATATATTGATGAAGGAAATTATTACTGGAATGGCGGTATTTTTATCTGGCAGGCAAAGGCTGTAATGGCGGGTATAAAAAGACATATGCCGGAGTTATACAGCGGGCTTATGAATCTTAAAAATACCATGACATCAAAGGATTCAGAGAAAATTGCCGGTATCTATAGAAGCCTTCAGAGAAAATCCATCGATTACGGGCTTATGGAAAAGGCGGATAACGTTTTAATGTTACCGGCACAATTCATCTGGGACGATGTGGGAACATGGTCATCACTTCTGAGGGTTCTGGAGCTTGACGAGAACGGGGATTATGTAAAAGGCAATGTCATACGTGTGGACACAAAAGATTGTGTGATATTCAGCGAAGATTTGCCAGTAGGTACTATCGGTGTATCAGATCTTGTAATCGTCGTTTCAAAAAAGGGTATTCTTGTGTGTAATGCAGACAGGGCGCAGGAAGTAAGGGAAATAGTAAAACAGCTGTCTGAAAAATAG
- a CDS encoding AI-2E family transporter, whose protein sequence is MALFFLVLLLGYLSYQILMPFISSIAWAIVLSIVFYPVYAFLLKYLKWQPLTSLATLFLIMLVIFGPFSYLSYLLTQELNSLIEHLKNGHFDTVEKLFEHPVISNILDKLSPFFNMSSAELQKTVSRNISLLGNESMGIIKSGLGNVASAALNFIFMFFSIFFFLEDGPKFLDRLSGYMPFGKRERDKLIKQVKDIVISTIYGGVTVALVQGAIGGIVFSILGIPSPVLWGLAMFITSFVPMLGTFIIWGPATGYLLLNGSYIKAVILILIGIFVISMVDNILRPLIIKGKMKMPILAIFFSILGGIKLFGLIGFIMGPLVLALFVSVVEIWRYTEEERVQPK, encoded by the coding sequence ATTGCGCTTTTTTTTCTTGTTTTGCTTCTGGGGTATTTAAGCTATCAGATATTAATGCCTTTTATATCCTCGATTGCATGGGCTATTGTGCTTTCAATAGTTTTTTATCCGGTTTATGCCTTTCTTCTTAAATACCTCAAGTGGCAACCTCTAACATCGCTTGCAACACTTTTCCTGATAATGCTTGTTATATTCGGGCCATTTTCATATTTATCGTACTTGCTCACCCAGGAGTTAAACTCTTTGATTGAACATTTAAAAAACGGGCATTTTGATACTGTTGAGAAACTATTCGAACATCCGGTTATCAGCAATATCCTCGATAAGCTATCGCCTTTTTTCAATATGAGCAGCGCAGAGCTTCAAAAGACTGTTTCTCGTAACATCTCTCTACTGGGCAATGAATCTATGGGGATTATCAAGAGCGGTCTGGGAAATGTTGCCTCTGCCGCATTGAATTTTATTTTTATGTTCTTTTCGATCTTTTTCTTCCTTGAAGATGGTCCGAAATTTCTCGACAGATTGAGCGGCTACATGCCCTTTGGAAAAAGAGAGCGTGATAAGCTCATTAAGCAGGTAAAGGATATTGTTATATCAACCATTTATGGTGGGGTTACCGTTGCGCTTGTTCAAGGGGCCATCGGAGGCATCGTCTTTTCTATCCTCGGCATCCCCTCTCCGGTTTTATGGGGGCTTGCAATGTTCATTACTTCTTTTGTCCCCATGCTCGGGACATTTATAATATGGGGGCCGGCAACGGGTTACCTCTTATTAAATGGTAGTTATATCAAGGCTGTTATCCTGATTCTCATCGGCATATTTGTCATCAGTATGGTGGATAATATCTTGAGGCCGCTTATCATCAAGGGTAAAATGAAAATGCCTATCCTCGCCATTTTCTTCAGTATTCTCGGAGGAATAAAGCTTTTTGGCTTAATAGGTTTCATCATGGGTCCACTTGTGCTCGCCCTCTTTGTCTCGGTTGTTGAAATCTGGCGGTATACCGAGGAGGAGCGGGTACAACCAAAATGA
- the purE gene encoding 5-(carboxyamino)imidazole ribonucleotide mutase, which produces MEKAKILILVGSDSDLPVVKDATTFLKEMGISFKLDISSAHRNPEKTITYAKNAQEEGFEVIIAVAGMAAHLPGVIASHTILPVIGVPTGSGSLNGIDALLSIVSMPKGIPVATVGINASKNAAILACEILSIKHDGIREKLVKMKEDLKKQNDEGSLKINQHLQG; this is translated from the coding sequence ATGGAAAAGGCAAAAATACTTATTCTCGTGGGGAGTGACAGCGATCTTCCCGTAGTAAAGGATGCAACAACTTTCCTGAAGGAAATGGGTATATCCTTTAAACTGGATATATCTTCAGCTCACCGTAATCCCGAAAAAACCATAACGTATGCAAAAAATGCGCAGGAAGAAGGGTTTGAGGTCATTATCGCTGTGGCAGGGATGGCAGCGCATCTCCCTGGCGTGATTGCATCTCATACAATATTGCCGGTTATCGGGGTACCCACCGGTAGCGGCTCACTCAACGGCATCGATGCACTTCTCTCTATCGTGTCAATGCCGAAAGGTATACCTGTTGCAACGGTCGGTATTAATGCCTCAAAGAATGCCGCAATCCTTGCATGTGAAATACTCTCCATTAAACATGATGGAATCAGAGAAAAGCTCGTAAAGATGAAAGAGGACCTGAAAAAGCAGAACGATGAGGGTTCTTTAAAGATAAATCAACATTTACAGGGTTGA
- a CDS encoding DUF948 domain-containing protein: protein MSNFFLGIIALSTIALVCALIYVLMELKETIKSLRQFIKTSDDTLKPTFEELQQTLISVRRITDNVGIVTDDVKTLSGSVKEIGQNAQQVSKSINEITTTCTLRASCLRAGIRAASAVLLKGLFSKK, encoded by the coding sequence ATGAGTAACTTTTTTCTCGGTATCATTGCCCTTTCAACCATTGCCTTGGTTTGTGCATTGATATATGTCCTGATGGAGCTGAAAGAAACGATAAAATCTTTAAGGCAGTTTATCAAGACCTCGGACGACACATTGAAACCTACGTTTGAAGAACTCCAGCAGACCTTAATAAGCGTGAGACGGATCACTGATAACGTTGGTATTGTTACGGATGATGTGAAGACACTATCGGGTTCCGTAAAGGAAATCGGTCAAAATGCACAGCAGGTGAGTAAATCGATAAACGAAATAACAACAACCTGCACCCTTCGCGCATCCTGTTTGAGGGCCGGCATAAGGGCTGCTTCGGCAGTATTGTTGAAAGGACTTTTTTCAAAAAAATAA
- a CDS encoding MFS transporter — MKKLHYAWGIAFTGALVTILAHGFGRMSYSVILPSMKDGLTLSYTQLGSIATGNFIGYLCLAIIGGFLAARFGIRRVVFISLLVIGVSLFLTGFSNSFIYAFFMRLITGTGNGGSYVPIMALPAAWFVMKKRGLATGIVSGGIGTGLFFSGIVLPPVISAFGKEGWRYAWFLLGITVFILAFVCYAFLRNNPKEKGLSIYGGEEEQKGGPKVTLFSAFKDVVVEPEIWKLGCVYFMYGFSYIIYLTFFVAYLTKEMGVAPVAAGRIFAVLGVFSIFCGVIYGWISDVLGRRYGSMIAYLTLTLSYIIFAFWKDYTGFYISAVVFGIAAFSIPTIMAAASGDAVGGRLAPAGLGFITLFFGIGQALGPAIGGYIKDVTGTFTNAFILSAIVSFAGALGSLILRKKT, encoded by the coding sequence ATGAAAAAGTTACATTACGCATGGGGTATTGCATTTACAGGGGCACTTGTTACAATCCTTGCCCATGGCTTCGGGAGGATGTCATATTCTGTAATATTGCCGTCTATGAAGGATGGTTTGACGCTGAGTTATACACAGTTAGGCTCTATTGCAACGGGTAACTTTATAGGGTATCTCTGCCTCGCCATCATCGGAGGGTTTCTTGCAGCCCGTTTCGGGATAAGGAGGGTTGTCTTCATATCTCTTCTTGTAATAGGTGTAAGTCTTTTTCTTACAGGGTTTTCAAATTCTTTCATTTACGCATTTTTTATGAGACTCATCACAGGAACAGGAAACGGAGGGAGCTATGTTCCCATTATGGCGCTCCCTGCTGCCTGGTTTGTTATGAAAAAAAGAGGTCTTGCAACGGGCATAGTTTCTGGTGGTATAGGAACCGGACTCTTTTTTTCAGGGATCGTTCTCCCGCCTGTCATATCGGCCTTCGGGAAGGAAGGATGGAGATATGCATGGTTCTTGCTGGGAATTACTGTATTTATTCTTGCATTCGTCTGTTATGCGTTTTTAAGAAATAACCCGAAAGAAAAAGGTCTATCTATTTATGGTGGAGAAGAGGAACAAAAAGGCGGACCAAAGGTTACCCTGTTTTCTGCATTCAAGGATGTAGTGGTAGAACCGGAGATATGGAAGCTTGGCTGTGTTTATTTCATGTACGGGTTTTCCTATATCATTTACCTCACATTTTTTGTCGCATACCTTACAAAAGAAATGGGCGTAGCTCCTGTTGCCGCAGGAAGGATATTTGCTGTGCTCGGCGTTTTCAGTATCTTTTGCGGCGTTATTTATGGCTGGATATCAGATGTGCTCGGCAGGAGGTACGGCTCCATGATTGCATATCTCACCCTCACGCTCTCATACATCATCTTTGCCTTCTGGAAGGATTACACAGGTTTTTATATTTCTGCAGTGGTGTTTGGCATTGCTGCTTTCTCAATACCCACAATTATGGCAGCAGCCTCTGGTGATGCGGTAGGCGGCAGATTGGCACCGGCAGGCCTCGGCTTTATCACGCTCTTTTTCGGCATAGGCCAGGCGTTGGGACCGGCAATAGGTGGATATATAAAGGATGTGACGGGCACTTTCACAAATGCTTTTATCCTGTCTGCAATAGTCTCCTTCGCAGGCGCACTGGGCTCTCTGATTCTGAGGAAAAAGACATAG